In [Clostridium] cellulosi, one genomic interval encodes:
- a CDS encoding hypothetical protein (Family membership) produces the protein MRISTSMMMKKYAEVLNNKYGDINKYANQISTTRAFSTASENPVAAMQTIKSCHEYTENQQYQNNVSQAKSWIQATETTVTEINDILKAAKEKATEMLNGTNSADDYRNYAVAMMSYRDEIVSTLNTSFGGQYIFGGSTKGPAPFKLDDDGNLMYYDYNAPTPGYVNINTLTKTDVENMKVTSPIDIGIGLTKTGSTLDKNSYFERATSGLSVIISDYSGAGETAGNIVDNLTAIINALNSNNPDQLNNALSNIQNAQDAVLKVKVELGEKTNMLKAVESRLTDNESNIINSLANSMEVDAVEAILNLNISQVIYKESMSVASSILQQSLIDFLD, from the coding sequence ATGCGTATATCTACTTCAATGATGATGAAAAAATATGCGGAAGTCCTCAATAATAAGTATGGCGATATAAATAAATATGCTAATCAGATTTCCACCACCAGAGCCTTCAGTACCGCATCTGAGAACCCAGTTGCCGCTATGCAGACAATAAAGTCCTGCCATGAATATACCGAGAATCAGCAGTATCAAAACAATGTTTCTCAGGCCAAATCATGGATTCAGGCTACCGAGACTACCGTTACTGAGATTAATGATATCTTAAAGGCGGCAAAGGAAAAGGCAACTGAAATGCTGAACGGCACAAACAGCGCCGACGACTATAGAAACTATGCGGTTGCAATGATGAGCTATCGTGATGAGATAGTTTCAACGCTTAATACCTCATTTGGAGGACAGTATATATTCGGTGGCAGCACAAAAGGTCCTGCTCCGTTTAAACTCGACGATGACGGAAACCTTATGTATTATGACTACAATGCACCAACGCCGGGTTATGTCAATATCAATACGCTGACCAAGACTGATGTGGAAAATATGAAGGTAACTTCGCCGATTGACATTGGAATCGGCTTGACCAAAACCGGTAGCACCCTCGATAAGAATTCTTATTTTGAGAGGGCTACCTCAGGCCTTAGCGTTATAATATCTGATTATTCAGGAGCAGGCGAAACCGCCGGAAATATTGTCGACAACCTGACTGCAATCATTAATGCTCTCAACAGCAATAATCCAGACCAGTTAAATAATGCTCTTTCTAATATACAAAATGCTCAGGATGCTGTTTTAAAGGTAAAGGTTGAGCTTGGCGAAAAGACAAATATGCTTAAAGCAGTAGAATCAAGGCTTACCGACAATGAATCAAATATTATTAACAGTCTTGCAAATTCAATGGAAGTTGATGCTGTTGAGGCGATACTCAATTTAAATATCAGCCAGGTAATTTACAAGGAATCAATGTCTGTGGCGTCTTCAATTTTGCAGCAGTCTCTTATTGATTTCCTCGATTAA
- a CDS encoding hypothetical protein (Family membership): MIIKTKDFGNVEICEEDIVKFPHGLYGFEDSKEFVVLSDNKEDNPFMWLQSVRNIEPRFVVIDPMKIFKNYYVPPEAARPLIPIDDERDLRFLAITTVISGAKEVYVNLKCPIVINARKNIAAQVILDIDDYPFRYYLVKREG, from the coding sequence GTGATTATAAAAACAAAGGATTTCGGCAATGTTGAAATATGTGAGGAAGATATTGTAAAGTTCCCGCACGGATTGTATGGTTTTGAAGACAGCAAGGAGTTTGTTGTTCTCTCCGATAACAAAGAAGATAATCCGTTTATGTGGCTGCAAAGCGTAAGAAACATAGAACCGCGATTTGTAGTAATAGACCCTATGAAAATTTTCAAAAATTATTATGTTCCGCCCGAGGCTGCGCGGCCTCTTATTCCCATTGATGACGAAAGAGACTTGCGCTTTCTTGCAATAACGACCGTAATCTCTGGGGCTAAAGAAGTTTATGTTAATCTGAAATGCCCTATAGTTATAAACGCAAGGAAAAATATAGCCGCGCAGGTTATACTGGATATTGATGATTACCCTTTCAGATACTATTTGGTAAAGAGGGAGGGGTAA
- the flaB2 gene encoding Flagellar filament 33 kDa core protein (High confidence in function and specificity), producing the protein MRINHNISALNTLNKLAANTTATTSSLEKLSSGLRINKAADDAAGLAISEKMKSQISGLDTASDNAQNGISLIQTAEGSLSESQAILQRMRELAVQAKNGTNSETDAAKLQDEADALARDLDRISNNTNFNTKTILSGTTNGVSLFSASGITLQIGADDGQTMSISLSGAASGISNVTAVGLGVGSGSGEAAKAIALTGADSLEKIQKAIDAISSMRSKLGAYQNRLTHTINNLNTESENLTSASALITDVDMAEEMTTYTKNNILIQSAEAMLAQANQLPQGVLSLLK; encoded by the coding sequence ATGCGTATTAATCACAACATCAGCGCCCTTAATACTTTGAACAAGTTGGCTGCCAATACTACGGCGACTACAAGCTCACTTGAGAAACTGTCAAGTGGTCTTCGTATCAACAAGGCTGCCGACGACGCTGCAGGTCTTGCTATTTCTGAAAAAATGAAATCACAGATCAGCGGTCTTGACACTGCTTCTGACAACGCTCAGAACGGTATCTCCCTGATCCAGACAGCTGAAGGATCGCTCAGCGAATCACAGGCTATCCTCCAGCGTATGCGTGAGCTCGCTGTCCAGGCGAAGAACGGCACAAACAGCGAGACAGATGCTGCTAAGCTTCAGGATGAGGCTGACGCTCTTGCTCGCGACCTCGATCGTATTTCAAACAACACAAACTTCAACACAAAGACTATCCTCAGCGGTACAACTAACGGTGTAAGCCTCTTCTCAGCAAGCGGTATCACACTGCAGATTGGTGCTGACGACGGTCAGACAATGAGCATTTCGCTCAGCGGTGCTGCTTCTGGTATTTCCAACGTCACAGCAGTTGGCCTCGGCGTAGGTTCAGGTTCTGGCGAAGCTGCAAAAGCTATTGCTCTTACCGGAGCCGATTCTCTTGAAAAGATCCAGAAAGCTATCGACGCTATTTCTTCTATGCGTTCTAAGCTCGGTGCTTATCAGAACCGTCTGACTCACACAATCAACAACCTGAACACAGAGAGCGAGAACCTGACATCAGCTTCTGCTCTGATCACAGACGTCGATATGGCTGAAGAGATGACAACCTACACCAAGAACAACATCCTCATTCAGTCTGCGGAGGCAATGCTTGCTCAGGCGAATCAGCTGCCGCAGGGTGTGCTGTCACTCCTCAAGTAA
- a CDS encoding hypothetical protein (Family membership), whose protein sequence is MKAHIKNPYNIKITACTITKNEEKTIARSINSYKKYVDEIIIVDTGSTDNTVKIAKSLGAKIINFKWCNDFAAAKNAGLDAATGDWIIFLDADEYFADDTCKKVRAVIAEAIRQNKNAVGCRMENYDQDTGVNLVEGFSVRIFEKGTRYRYPVHEEIYNPKGVNVLTVGKSYFYLKHSGYSSKIIAKKCKRNLDIMLKELDELSDERRRIIYYSYISDSYFGINKLNEAIKYAKMYLEGSKEKNIRILGCELRPYMNIIQGMETLKEDPEKIVPYATEFLETFPDSPEAHFEAGRSYRRMFMFNAALDELNKAVEMAKNYSGVYVDTVDAKKASVYNECGMCCEALHNPVKAMDYYYKAYNEGNDYQSALFNLIRLVRNMPAEEVDSFIRSLYAGVSQKKHLAVLAALMTHYMVPQIIECYAAYRMDKKDDPINGEVTAFVMAGKGNFKSAAEMFLLSYKVSKSKNTLARCLICAVLSNDSEAIEEIRKDCSKPRLFMFGLADKKPQLKNKDLYDIATLLAECRNMGQADFAMQRLEAMAEQLSGKELLRLSRFLADTFFFEAALYAARYADLSAKAIFMQGYCLYNLHRYNEAIDLLLLARHLHLEPSYINDIYNRIKAIKESAPVDKPNDLSALKTLITQEIESGNIEKAVMDIEEYKELAEPDADIYAAEASAMYYICEYKRAAVAVQCGLLKDDKNVDLLYNAGCIFEKLGNKKRATSMYKKALKYCTDAELTTEIEQMIKAL, encoded by the coding sequence ATGAAGGCACATATAAAAAATCCTTATAACATAAAAATAACCGCCTGTACAATAACGAAAAACGAAGAGAAGACAATAGCGAGAAGTATAAATAGCTATAAGAAATATGTTGACGAAATTATCATTGTAGATACTGGTTCTACTGATAATACGGTTAAGATAGCGAAATCGCTTGGAGCAAAGATAATTAATTTCAAATGGTGTAATGATTTTGCGGCGGCTAAAAATGCAGGGTTAGATGCGGCCACCGGAGATTGGATAATTTTTCTCGACGCGGATGAGTATTTTGCCGATGACACATGCAAGAAGGTAAGAGCGGTAATTGCCGAAGCAATAAGGCAAAATAAAAACGCCGTAGGGTGCCGGATGGAAAACTACGATCAGGACACCGGCGTCAATCTTGTTGAGGGATTCAGCGTCAGGATTTTTGAAAAAGGGACGCGCTATAGATACCCTGTCCATGAGGAGATTTACAATCCCAAAGGCGTTAATGTTCTAACGGTAGGTAAATCATATTTTTACTTAAAACACAGCGGATATTCAAGCAAAATCATAGCGAAAAAATGCAAACGGAACCTCGACATAATGCTGAAAGAATTAGATGAACTTTCAGATGAGCGTCGCAGGATTATATATTATTCATATATCAGCGATTCCTACTTTGGGATAAACAAATTAAATGAAGCAATAAAATATGCAAAGATGTATCTTGAGGGATCTAAAGAGAAGAATATTAGGATACTGGGCTGTGAATTAAGGCCGTATATGAATATAATCCAGGGAATGGAGACATTGAAAGAAGATCCCGAAAAGATTGTCCCATACGCGACGGAATTCCTTGAAACATTTCCGGATTCTCCCGAAGCTCATTTTGAAGCCGGGCGTAGCTATAGGCGCATGTTTATGTTCAATGCTGCCCTTGACGAATTAAATAAGGCAGTTGAGATGGCTAAAAACTACAGCGGGGTATATGTTGATACCGTTGACGCAAAGAAGGCTTCGGTTTACAATGAGTGCGGGATGTGCTGCGAGGCACTGCACAATCCTGTCAAAGCGATGGACTATTACTATAAGGCATATAACGAGGGCAATGATTATCAGTCGGCACTTTTCAACCTAATAAGGCTTGTACGCAATATGCCGGCCGAGGAAGTCGATTCCTTCATTAGATCGCTTTATGCCGGAGTCTCACAAAAAAAGCATTTAGCGGTGCTCGCTGCTTTGATGACCCATTATATGGTGCCTCAGATTATTGAATGTTACGCAGCGTACCGGATGGATAAAAAGGACGATCCCATCAATGGAGAGGTAACTGCCTTTGTTATGGCGGGCAAAGGCAATTTTAAATCTGCTGCAGAGATGTTTTTGCTAAGCTACAAGGTGTCAAAGAGTAAAAATACGCTTGCAAGATGTTTGATTTGCGCGGTGCTGTCAAATGACAGCGAAGCAATTGAAGAGATCCGTAAGGATTGCAGCAAACCACGTCTTTTTATGTTCGGCTTGGCAGATAAGAAACCGCAGCTTAAAAATAAAGATTTGTATGACATTGCAACATTGCTGGCGGAGTGCAGAAATATGGGACAGGCCGATTTCGCTATGCAAAGGCTTGAAGCAATGGCAGAGCAGCTCAGCGGTAAAGAGCTATTGAGGCTGTCCCGTTTCCTTGCCGATACATTTTTCTTTGAAGCAGCGCTCTATGCAGCAAGGTATGCCGATCTTTCAGCTAAAGCAATATTCATGCAAGGCTATTGCTTATATAATCTGCATAGGTACAACGAGGCCATTGACCTGCTGCTTTTGGCACGTCATCTGCATTTGGAGCCTTCCTATATTAATGATATTTATAACCGCATCAAAGCTATTAAGGAAAGTGCTCCTGTGGATAAGCCAAATGATTTAAGTGCACTTAAAACCCTTATCACTCAGGAGATTGAATCCGGTAACATAGAGAAAGCTGTAATGGATATTGAAGAATACAAAGAGCTTGCCGAACCGGATGCTGACATCTATGCCGCTGAGGCATCAGCTATGTATTATATATGTGAATATAAGAGGGCGGCTGTTGCCGTCCAGTGCGGGCTTTTGAAAGATGATAAAAATGTTGACCTGCTCTATAACGCAGGATGTATATTTGAGAAGCTGGGCAATAAAAAGCGGGCCACCTCTATGTATAAAAAAGCGCTTAAATATTGCACTGACGCAGAACTTACGACCGAGATTGAACAAATGATAAAAGCACTTTAA
- a CDS encoding CheA signal transduction histidine kinase (High confidence in function and specificity) — protein MSDNNGRDQMLDMFIFESNQLIEQLEEIMLDTEKEGELNSENINEIFRIMHTIKGSSAMMTYNNISKLAHSVEDLFYYIRENHPDNIDISEICDLVLAASDFIKQEVSKVDEGKESDGDEKEIEARIKQYLAKISGSEEVKRDAAPAAAAKAEEKKPEPQPEEEAKNSEVPPDDFRYIAKIYFDEGGQMENVRAYTISRNLMEFTHEMYTYPKDLLNTPPEIVLENGFMIFFATNLEEKQLRPIFEEALFLKSYEISRVESYESELQKYNLTSADSTKIKDTGSQKAKTTTTTPAKVPESNSAKNNAGGKDSSVPKNNKMSLISVNVNKLDSLMNLVGEIVISESMVTRNPDLKGLQLDNFNKAARQLRKLTDELQDIVMSIRMIPIAGTFQKMQRIVRDMSRKLNKDVEFVTVGEDTEVDKNIIDHLSDPLMHLIRNAMDHGVESEEERIKKGKAPKARITLTAHNTGGDIMISVSDDGQGINKEKILKKAREQGLLTKPENEYTEKEIFNLLLLPGFSTKDKVTEYSGRGVGMDVVKQNIEEVGGSISIKSVEGEGTTMTIIIPLTLAIADAMELSVGNNIYTLPTVAIKESFRAKEEDIIYDNDGHEMIMVRGNVYPIIRLYDLFKVDTDIKKLEDGILIMIEGDNKTACIFADKLIGEQQVVVKPLPKYLARYSIKELGIEGCTILGDGSISLILSAKNIINRII, from the coding sequence ATGAGTGACAATAACGGCAGAGATCAAATGCTGGATATGTTCATTTTCGAGTCAAATCAACTTATTGAGCAGCTTGAAGAGATTATGCTTGATACTGAAAAAGAAGGCGAATTGAACTCCGAAAACATCAATGAAATTTTCAGGATCATGCATACAATCAAAGGTTCATCAGCGATGATGACCTATAACAACATATCAAAGCTTGCCCACTCTGTTGAAGATCTTTTCTATTATATCAGAGAGAACCATCCCGATAATATTGATATCTCAGAAATATGTGACTTAGTGCTCGCAGCCTCCGATTTTATTAAACAGGAAGTATCAAAGGTAGACGAAGGCAAGGAGTCAGACGGAGATGAAAAGGAGATTGAAGCGAGAATTAAGCAGTACCTCGCTAAGATTTCCGGCTCTGAAGAAGTGAAGAGGGATGCCGCCCCAGCAGCCGCTGCAAAGGCCGAGGAGAAAAAGCCTGAGCCTCAGCCAGAAGAAGAGGCAAAAAATTCCGAGGTTCCACCTGATGATTTTAGATATATAGCTAAGATCTATTTTGATGAGGGCGGACAGATGGAAAACGTACGTGCGTATACAATTTCCCGGAACCTCATGGAATTCACTCACGAAATGTATACATATCCTAAGGATTTGCTGAACACTCCGCCTGAAATCGTGCTTGAAAACGGATTCATGATCTTCTTTGCCACCAATCTTGAAGAAAAACAGCTTCGCCCGATTTTTGAAGAAGCGCTTTTCTTAAAGTCATATGAAATATCAAGGGTCGAAAGCTATGAATCCGAGCTGCAAAAATATAATTTGACATCGGCTGACTCAACAAAAATCAAAGATACCGGTTCGCAAAAGGCTAAAACGACGACGACTACGCCTGCAAAGGTGCCGGAAAGCAATTCTGCGAAAAATAACGCTGGCGGAAAAGATAGCTCTGTACCTAAGAACAACAAGATGAGCCTTATCAGCGTTAATGTCAATAAATTGGACAGCCTTATGAACCTTGTCGGTGAAATTGTCATTTCTGAGTCAATGGTAACGAGAAATCCAGATCTTAAAGGCTTGCAGCTTGACAACTTCAATAAGGCGGCAAGGCAGCTGCGGAAACTAACGGATGAACTTCAGGATATCGTCATGTCAATCCGTATGATACCGATAGCTGGTACTTTCCAGAAGATGCAGCGCATAGTCCGCGATATGAGTCGAAAGCTCAATAAAGATGTCGAGTTTGTCACTGTCGGTGAAGACACTGAAGTTGATAAAAATATCATCGACCATCTGTCCGATCCGCTCATGCACCTTATCCGCAATGCTATGGACCACGGCGTGGAGTCAGAAGAGGAAAGAATCAAAAAGGGCAAGGCGCCAAAAGCCCGCATTACGCTAACCGCCCACAATACCGGCGGAGATATAATGATTTCGGTATCGGATGACGGTCAGGGAATAAATAAGGAGAAAATTTTGAAGAAAGCCAGAGAACAAGGGCTTTTGACTAAGCCAGAAAATGAATACACTGAGAAGGAAATATTCAATTTGCTCCTTCTCCCTGGCTTCTCAACAAAAGACAAGGTTACCGAATATTCCGGCCGCGGCGTCGGCATGGACGTTGTAAAACAGAATATAGAGGAAGTCGGCGGTTCAATCTCCATTAAGAGTGTTGAGGGCGAAGGTACAACAATGACCATTATCATACCGCTGACCCTTGCCATAGCGGACGCAATGGAGCTTTCTGTCGGTAACAATATCTATACGCTGCCAACAGTCGCGATAAAAGAATCCTTCAGAGCTAAGGAAGAGGATATAATCTACGATAACGACGGCCACGAGATGATTATGGTAAGAGGGAATGTATACCCGATTATCAGGCTCTATGACCTCTTTAAAGTCGATACTGATATCAAAAAGCTCGAAGATGGCATTTTGATAATGATTGAGGGCGACAATAAGACCGCATGTATCTTTGCGGATAAACTAATCGGTGAGCAGCAGGTTGTTGTTAAGCCGCTGCCGAAATATCTTGCACGTTATTCCATAAAAGAATTGGGCATTGAGGGTTGCACAATTCTTGGTGACGGCAGTATCAGCTTGATTTTGAGTGCGAAAAACATAATCAACCGCATAATTTAA
- a CDS encoding CheW protein (High confidence in function and specificity): MAEAVSKQLVVQEEDTQHGKFLTFQLGNEVYGIEIRYVTEIIGIQQITYVPEVPKYVKGIINLRGKVIPVIDVRLKFGKPPVDYDDRTCIIVIDINDTQIGLIIDCVSEVLNISDDNIVPPPSYKTGFQNKYIKGIGKVGNAVKLLLDCEKIISENDDTEAVEKLDN; this comes from the coding sequence ATGGCTGAGGCAGTATCAAAACAGCTTGTTGTTCAGGAAGAAGACACTCAGCACGGCAAGTTTTTAACATTTCAGTTGGGCAATGAAGTATATGGTATAGAGATAAGATATGTTACCGAAATTATTGGAATCCAACAGATTACATATGTGCCGGAAGTTCCGAAATATGTTAAGGGTATTATTAATTTAAGAGGCAAGGTAATTCCGGTTATCGACGTGAGACTTAAATTCGGAAAGCCTCCGGTAGATTATGATGACCGCACATGCATAATAGTTATCGATATCAACGATACTCAGATTGGGTTGATCATTGACTGTGTCTCAGAAGTGTTAAATATAAGCGATGATAATATAGTGCCGCCTCCAAGCTATAAGACAGGTTTTCAAAATAAGTACATCAAAGGTATCGGAAAGGTCGGCAATGCAGTTAAGCTTCTGCTCGACTGTGAAAAAATTATATCCGAAAATGATGATACCGAAGCGGTTGAAAAGCTGGATAATTAA
- a CDS encoding ABC-2 type transporter (High confidence in function and specificity), which translates to MRQMTIRGLKLFFRDKSGVFFSLLGVIIIFCLFVFFISDLATQGLDFLDNASYIMNSWMVAGMLASSAITTSMGAYAVMVTDNENKCIKDFASSPIRRSSVTAGYMLTGFIVSVIMSILTLAFGEIYILIKGGELVGFPVMMKVLGVILLSSFASSAMVCFVVSFLRTSNAYTTVSIILGTLIGFLVGAYISVGDLPNGVQWVVKCFPCAHAAALFRQLLMGKAMDTGFANLPASSYDKFKLDLGVTYKYGDWVAEPWLHIAVLIATGIIFYAFALLNISRKRNQY; encoded by the coding sequence ATGAGGCAGATGACAATAAGAGGACTAAAACTCTTTTTCAGAGATAAAAGTGGCGTTTTCTTCTCGCTCTTGGGCGTAATAATTATCTTTTGCCTGTTTGTTTTCTTTATCAGTGATTTAGCAACACAAGGCTTGGATTTTCTGGATAACGCCTCTTATATTATGAACTCATGGATGGTCGCTGGCATGCTCGCATCTTCTGCAATTACCACAAGCATGGGCGCGTATGCAGTTATGGTCACAGACAATGAAAATAAATGCATAAAAGATTTCGCATCTTCCCCAATCCGGCGCAGCAGTGTGACTGCCGGTTATATGCTGACTGGTTTTATTGTCAGCGTGATAATGTCAATATTGACACTGGCCTTTGGAGAAATCTATATCCTCATTAAAGGCGGAGAACTTGTTGGTTTCCCAGTTATGATGAAGGTGTTGGGAGTAATACTGCTGTCATCATTCGCCTCAAGCGCTATGGTTTGTTTTGTAGTATCGTTTTTGCGCACAAGCAATGCCTATACAACAGTCAGTATTATCCTCGGAACTTTAATCGGATTTTTAGTGGGAGCATACATAAGTGTTGGAGATTTGCCGAACGGCGTTCAGTGGGTTGTTAAGTGTTTCCCATGTGCACATGCGGCGGCACTATTCAGGCAACTCCTTATGGGCAAGGCAATGGATACGGGCTTTGCAAATTTGCCGGCTTCATCATACGATAAGTTCAAACTGGACCTCGGTGTTACTTATAAGTACGGCGACTGGGTTGCTGAGCCGTGGCTGCATATTGCCGTATTAATCGCAACCGGAATAATATTCTATGCTTTCGCTTTGCTGAATATATCTCGGAAAAGAAATCAATATTGA